In one Streptomyces sp. NBC_00597 genomic region, the following are encoded:
- a CDS encoding PIG-L family deacetylase, which yields MPIARRRFLLAALLPVLTVGATGVLAVATGQQTSAEATQEKGPAVALPVSTTSGSIVQIVAHPDDDLFFMNPDLSRSLTAGLQLTTVYLTSGEADGRNEAHGAGATDPEQPADRAHYAEARQNGIRSAYAQMATGDRTSAWKRTVIPTTGGGRAELDVLMARPQVNLVWLQLREARNPTAENPDSLRGLWNGKIPALGAQLTSGTPVKQPYAYTKDQLVQSISGLLSLYKPTTIRMQDPTPGRYHDTGKYTDHQDHMYGARFVQAATAAYAAQAGDRPRFSVQNYLGYHNGALPHALDPQTAETKIGYLKTYAWLDHENYCGSPSGCGDRKVASSPTGRNWAQSLRYARADNTSWLAASGTGRLYAFAALDGQMAVWTRQSGPAGWTGPALLPGTGIDPGANTTRLPDGRIAVLATRTNLGPAPADYRREIVYAVQTATDGPFGPWQSLGTPEGPDEDGTSAISAPVATVAPDGRLTVYVRDSHRTLRAREQQPDGGFGPWQHLGGEDLQSDPVTAVDAAGRRQVYAATTKSVLAWTQPAPGAPLQGPFPTGLPATTVPLSAAPEGAGTRLYFRRPDSGVVRTALVTAGSGKPQVSSVSEAGGRAGYGAVAVAGRLLAGRAETGTVSTTGLGGPPAWTESKMLFAGAPAGVLEPAGATTTAVLGLDAELHTTTTPPATPDPTQPSRTTWHPALPRT from the coding sequence ATGCCGATTGCCCGTCGCCGCTTCCTGCTCGCAGCCCTCCTTCCCGTACTCACCGTCGGTGCCACCGGCGTGCTCGCGGTCGCGACCGGCCAGCAGACGTCGGCCGAGGCCACGCAGGAGAAGGGCCCGGCCGTCGCACTGCCCGTGAGCACCACGTCCGGATCGATCGTCCAGATCGTCGCCCACCCCGACGACGACCTGTTCTTCATGAACCCGGACCTCAGCCGTTCGCTGACGGCCGGCCTCCAGCTCACCACCGTCTACCTGACCTCCGGCGAGGCCGACGGCCGCAACGAGGCCCACGGGGCCGGCGCCACGGACCCCGAACAGCCCGCCGACCGCGCCCACTACGCGGAGGCCCGGCAGAACGGCATCCGCTCCGCGTACGCCCAGATGGCCACCGGGGACCGCACCAGCGCCTGGAAGCGCACGGTGATACCCACCACGGGCGGCGGGCGGGCGGAGCTCGACGTCCTGATGGCCAGGCCGCAGGTCAACCTGGTCTGGCTGCAGCTGCGCGAGGCCCGCAACCCCACCGCCGAGAACCCGGACAGCCTGCGCGGCCTGTGGAACGGCAAGATACCCGCGCTCGGAGCCCAGCTGACCTCCGGAACCCCGGTCAAGCAGCCGTACGCGTACACCAAGGACCAGCTGGTCCAGTCGATATCCGGGCTGCTCTCGCTGTACAAGCCGACGACGATACGCATGCAGGACCCGACGCCGGGCCGCTACCACGACACCGGCAAGTACACCGACCACCAGGACCACATGTACGGCGCCCGCTTCGTGCAGGCCGCCACCGCCGCGTACGCCGCCCAGGCCGGCGACCGCCCGCGGTTCTCGGTGCAGAACTACCTCGGCTACCACAACGGCGCCCTGCCGCACGCGCTGGACCCGCAGACGGCCGAGACGAAGATCGGCTACCTCAAGACGTACGCCTGGCTCGACCACGAGAACTACTGCGGCAGCCCCTCCGGCTGCGGCGACCGCAAGGTGGCGAGCAGCCCCACCGGCCGCAACTGGGCCCAGTCGCTGCGCTACGCCCGCGCCGACAACACCTCCTGGCTGGCGGCCAGCGGCACCGGCCGGCTGTACGCCTTCGCGGCGCTGGACGGGCAGATGGCCGTCTGGACCCGGCAGAGCGGCCCGGCCGGCTGGACCGGCCCGGCCCTGCTCCCCGGCACCGGCATCGACCCGGGCGCGAACACCACCCGCCTCCCCGACGGCCGCATCGCGGTCCTCGCCACCCGCACGAACCTCGGCCCGGCGCCCGCAGACTACCGGCGCGAGATCGTGTACGCCGTCCAGACCGCGACCGACGGCCCGTTCGGGCCGTGGCAGTCGCTCGGCACCCCCGAAGGACCCGACGAGGACGGCACCTCCGCGATCAGCGCGCCCGTGGCCACCGTGGCCCCGGACGGCCGGCTCACCGTCTACGTCCGCGACTCCCACCGCACCCTGCGCGCCCGCGAGCAGCAGCCGGACGGGGGCTTCGGCCCGTGGCAGCACCTGGGCGGCGAGGACCTGCAGAGCGACCCGGTGACGGCGGTCGACGCCGCCGGGCGGCGGCAGGTGTACGCCGCCACCACCAAGTCGGTCCTGGCCTGGACCCAGCCCGCCCCGGGCGCCCCGCTCCAGGGGCCGTTCCCGACGGGCCTACCGGCCACCACCGTCCCGCTCTCGGCGGCCCCGGAGGGCGCGGGCACCAGGCTGTACTTCCGCCGTCCCGACTCGGGGGTCGTCCGTACCGCCCTGGTCACGGCGGGCTCCGGCAAACCGCAGGTCTCCAGCGTCTCGGAGGCCGGCGGCCGGGCGGGCTACGGCGCGGTCGCCGTCGCGGGCCGCCTCCTGGCGGGCCGCGCGGAGACGGGCACGGTCAGCACGACGGGCCTCGGCGGCCCTCCGGCGTGGACGGAGTCGAAGATGCTCTTCGCGGGCGCCCCGGCCGGTGTCCTCGAACCGGCGGGCGCGACGACGACGGCGGTCCTGGGCCTGGACGCCGAACTCCACACCACCACGACCCCGCCCGCCACCCCGGACCCCACCCAACCGTCCCGCACCACCTGGCACCCCGCGCTCCCCCGGACCTAA